A single Pseudomonas putida DNA region contains:
- the motA gene encoding flagellar motor stator protein MotA, with product MAKIIGIIVVFASVLGGYVLSHGKIAALIQPFEVLIIGGAAFGAFMQANPGYMTMHVIKKSMKMFGSRFSHAFYLEVLGLVYEILNKSRREGMMAIESDIEDAAASPIFAKYPAVLGDERMTAFICDYLRIMSTGNMAPHELEGLFDMELLSMKEELEHPSHAVTGIADGMPGFGIVAAVLGIVVTMASLGDGDQKAIGMHVGAALVGTFFGILAAYGFFGPLAKCLEHDAKEELNLYESIKASLVASASGMPPSLAVEFGRKVLYPKHRPSFAELEQAVRGR from the coding sequence ATGGCTAAAATTATCGGCATCATCGTCGTATTCGCGAGCGTGCTCGGCGGATATGTACTCTCCCACGGCAAGATCGCGGCGCTGATCCAGCCGTTCGAAGTGCTGATCATCGGCGGTGCAGCCTTTGGCGCCTTCATGCAGGCCAACCCTGGTTACATGACCATGCATGTAATCAAGAAGTCGATGAAGATGTTCGGCTCGCGCTTCTCCCATGCTTTCTATCTGGAAGTACTGGGCCTGGTATATGAAATCCTCAACAAGAGCCGTCGCGAAGGCATGATGGCGATCGAGAGCGATATCGAAGACGCCGCAGCCAGTCCGATCTTTGCCAAGTACCCGGCAGTACTGGGGGACGAGCGCATGACCGCATTCATCTGCGACTACCTGCGCATCATGTCCACCGGCAACATGGCACCCCACGAGCTCGAAGGCCTGTTCGACATGGAGCTGCTGAGCATGAAGGAAGAGCTCGAGCACCCGTCGCACGCGGTCACCGGTATTGCCGACGGCATGCCTGGTTTCGGTATCGTGGCGGCGGTACTGGGTATCGTGGTGACCATGGCGTCGCTGGGTGATGGCGACCAGAAGGCCATCGGCATGCACGTGGGTGCGGCGCTGGTCGGTACCTTCTTCGGTATTCTCGCCGCTTATGGCTTCTTCGGCCCACTGGCCAAGTGCCTTGAGCACGATGCCAAGGAGGAGCTAAACCTCTATGAATCGATCAAGGCCTCGCTGGTGGCCTCGGCTTCTGGCATGCCGCCTTCGCTGGCCGTCGAGTTCGGGCGCAAGGTGCTGTATCCGAAGCATCGCC